The Hyphomicrobiales bacterium genome has a window encoding:
- a CDS encoding DedA family protein, with product MLKRLYEWTMSLAARPRAGLWLAIVAFVESSFFLIPADVLFVPMALARPQRAYRLAFIATLFSVLGGIAGYALGYYAFEALAKPVLEFYGKLGAFETLRACAGPDTTLILLTTSGLAHLPPIKVVTILAGAVHIGLAFFVISCVLARGARFFALAFLLRRYGNAIRHFIERRLKVIALVGAALLILLYFGLKLVAGSGQLLSC from the coding sequence ATGCTCAAGCGCCTCTACGAATGGACCATGTCGCTCGCGGCCAGGCCGCGCGCTGGGCTTTGGCTGGCGATCGTCGCCTTCGTCGAAAGTTCCTTCTTCCTGATCCCGGCCGACGTGCTGTTCGTGCCGATGGCACTGGCGCGGCCGCAGCGCGCCTACAGGCTCGCCTTCATCGCAACGCTGTTCTCCGTACTCGGCGGGATCGCCGGCTATGCGCTGGGCTATTATGCCTTCGAGGCGCTGGCGAAGCCGGTGCTGGAATTTTACGGCAAGCTCGGCGCCTTCGAGACACTGCGGGCCTGCGCCGGCCCGGATACGACGCTGATCCTGCTCACGACCTCGGGCCTCGCGCATCTGCCGCCGATCAAGGTGGTGACGATCCTGGCCGGCGCCGTCCATATCGGGCTCGCCTTCTTCGTCATCTCCTGCGTGCTGGCGCGCGGCGCGCGCTTCTTCGCGCTGGCGTTCCTGTTGCGTCGCTACGGCAATGCGATCCGGCACTTCATCGAACGTCGCCTGAAAGTGATCGCCCTGGTCGGCGCCGCGCTGCTGATCCTGCTTTATTTCGGCCTCAAGCTCGTCGCAGGGTCGGGGCAGCTTCTCTCCTGCTGA
- a CDS encoding Periplasmic thiol:disulfide oxidoreductase DsbB, required for DsbA reoxidation, whose translation MTASTALASRGPNRLPARTRLIALIGLVSFALIAGAWFFELVVHLRPCKLCLEQRVPHYAAIGLALAALVLARSPRLQWIALLGLAGLMAWSTGLGFYHAGVEWGWFVGPNDCGGAAAAATGMQDFMKQLQTTRIVACSEAAWRFLGLSLAGWNALVSAGLFLLAVLGLMPRPARA comes from the coding sequence ATGACCGCCTCCACCGCCCTAGCGTCCCGCGGCCCGAACCGGTTGCCGGCGCGCACGCGCCTGATCGCGCTGATCGGGCTTGTGAGCTTCGCGCTGATCGCGGGGGCCTGGTTCTTCGAACTCGTCGTCCATCTGCGGCCCTGCAAGCTCTGCCTCGAGCAGCGCGTGCCGCATTACGCCGCCATCGGGCTGGCGCTGGCAGCGCTGGTGCTGGCGCGCTCGCCGCGGCTGCAATGGATCGCGCTGCTCGGGCTCGCGGGATTGATGGCGTGGAGCACGGGGCTCGGCTTCTACCATGCCGGCGTCGAATGGGGCTGGTTCGTCGGGCCGAACGATTGCGGCGGTGCCGCCGCAGCGGCGACCGGCATGCAGGATTTCATGAAGCAGCTGCAGACCACGCGAATCGTGGCTTGCTCGGAAGCGGCCTGGCGCTTCCTCGGCCTGTCGCTGGCGGGCTGGAATGCGCTGGTCTCGGCGGGGCTGTTTTTGCTCGCCGTGCTCGGCCTGATGCCGCGGCCCGCGCGAGCCTGA
- a CDS encoding 5-methylcytosine-specific restriction endonuclease McrA: MTAHVMHPMASPDGCPALVLNADFRPLSYYPLSLWSWQDAIKAVFMDRVNIVSEYDTVVRSPSFDMRLPSVVSLKSYIKPSRTPAFTRFNVFLRDRFACQYCGQRDELTFDHVVPRSKGGLTTWENVVAACSPCNLRKGDKMPASVEMFPAQKPYAPTVNDLHRNGKLFPPNYLHESWLDYLYWDSELEP, from the coding sequence TTGACGGCGCATGTGATGCATCCGATGGCGTCGCCGGACGGCTGTCCGGCCCTCGTCCTGAACGCCGATTTCCGGCCGCTCAGCTACTATCCCCTGTCGCTCTGGAGCTGGCAGGACGCGATCAAGGCGGTCTTCATGGACCGCGTCAATATCGTTTCCGAATATGACACGGTCGTCCGCAGCCCCAGCTTCGACATGCGGCTGCCCTCCGTCGTCTCGCTGAAGAGCTACATCAAGCCGTCCCGGACGCCGGCCTTCACCCGCTTCAACGTCTTCCTGCGCGATCGCTTCGCCTGCCAATATTGCGGCCAGCGCGACGAATTGACCTTCGACCATGTCGTGCCGCGCTCGAAGGGCGGCCTCACCACCTGGGAGAACGTCGTCGCTGCCTGCTCGCCCTGCAACCTCCGCAAGGGCGACAAGATGCCGGCCTCCGTCGAGATGTTCCCGGCCCAGAAGCCCTATGCGCCGACTGTCAACGACCTCCACCGCAACGGCAAACTCTTCCCGCCGAACTATCTCCACGAGAGCTGGCTCGACTATCTCTACTGGGATTCCGAACTGGAGCCGTGA
- the hbdA gene encoding 3-hydroxybutyryl-CoA dehydrogenase translates to MSDKAIKTIGIIGAGQMGNGIAHVAAIAGFDIKLHDIAEDRINAALATIDGNMARQVQKGALADADRRSAMSRISAAPSLADIGQTDLVIEAATENEEVKRKIFQAVTPHLRPETILASNTSSISITRLAAASDRPEHFIGIHFMNPVPLMQLVELIRGIATDDGTFEIAKDFVKKLHKTVSVSEDFPAFIVNRILLPMINEAVYTLYEGVGSVEAIDTAMRLGANHPMGPLQLADFIGLDTCLSVMQVLHDGLADSKYRPCPLLVKYVEAGWLGRKTKRGFYDYRGEKPVPTR, encoded by the coding sequence ATGTCGGACAAGGCGATCAAGACGATCGGCATCATCGGTGCAGGCCAGATGGGCAACGGCATCGCCCATGTCGCGGCGATCGCCGGATTCGACATCAAGCTGCATGACATCGCCGAGGACAGGATCAACGCGGCGCTCGCCACCATCGACGGCAACATGGCCCGCCAGGTCCAGAAGGGGGCGCTGGCTGATGCGGATCGCCGCAGCGCCATGAGCCGGATTTCCGCGGCGCCCTCGCTCGCCGATATCGGCCAGACCGACCTCGTCATCGAGGCGGCCACCGAGAACGAAGAAGTCAAGCGCAAGATCTTCCAGGCTGTCACGCCCCATCTGCGGCCGGAGACCATCCTCGCCTCCAACACCTCCTCGATCTCGATCACCCGGCTCGCCGCCGCCAGCGACCGGCCCGAGCATTTCATCGGCATCCACTTCATGAATCCGGTGCCGCTGATGCAGCTCGTCGAGCTGATTCGCGGCATCGCCACCGATGACGGCACCTTCGAGATCGCCAAGGACTTCGTCAAAAAGCTCCACAAGACCGTCTCGGTCTCCGAGGATTTCCCCGCCTTCATCGTCAACCGCATCCTGCTGCCGATGATCAACGAGGCGGTCTACACCCTCTATGAGGGCGTCGGCTCGGTCGAGGCGATCGACACCGCCATGCGGCTCGGCGCCAACCACCCGATGGGCCCGCTCCAGCTCGCCGACTTCATCGGCCTCGATACCTGCCTCTCGGTGATGCAGGTGCTCCATGACGGCTTGGCCGATTCGAAGTACCGCCCCTGCCCGCTGCTGGTGAAATATGTCGAAGCCGGCTGGCTCGGCCGCAAGACCAAGCGCGGCTTCTACGATTATCGCGGCGAGAAGCCTGTCCCGACCCGCTGA
- the etfA gene encoding Electron transfer flavoprotein subunit alpha — protein sequence MTTLLIAEHDNATVKDATAKALTAASQLGAPVHILVAGQGAKGAADAAAKLAGVEKVLLADDTAYGHALAEPLAALIAKLAAGYDAIVAPSTTTGKNVLPRVAALLDVMQVSDVSKIVSPDTFERPVYAGNAIQTVQSTDAKKLLTIRTASFQAAGEGGSAAVEAVSAAENPGNSSFKGEEVAKSDRPELASAKIIISGGRALASAENFGKVIEPVADKLGAAMGASRAAVDAGYAPNDWQVGQTGKVVAPELYIAVGISGAIQHLAGMKDSKVIVAINKDEEAPIFQIADYGLVGDLFTVLPELDAELAKAGK from the coding sequence ATGACCACGCTGCTGATCGCCGAACACGACAACGCCACCGTCAAGGACGCCACCGCCAAGGCGCTGACGGCAGCCAGCCAGCTCGGCGCCCCCGTCCATATCCTCGTCGCCGGCCAGGGCGCGAAGGGCGCGGCCGATGCGGCCGCCAAGCTCGCCGGCGTCGAGAAGGTGCTGCTTGCCGATGATACGGCTTACGGCCATGCGCTGGCCGAGCCGCTGGCGGCGCTGATCGCCAAGCTGGCCGCCGGTTACGACGCGATCGTCGCGCCCTCGACCACCACCGGCAAGAACGTGCTGCCGCGGGTTGCGGCCTTGCTCGACGTGATGCAGGTCTCCGACGTCAGCAAGATCGTCTCGCCCGATACCTTCGAGCGCCCGGTCTATGCCGGCAACGCCATCCAGACCGTGCAGTCGACCGACGCCAAGAAGCTGCTGACCATCCGCACCGCCTCCTTCCAGGCGGCTGGCGAAGGCGGCTCGGCCGCGGTCGAGGCGGTCTCGGCCGCCGAAAACCCCGGCAACTCGTCCTTCAAGGGCGAGGAGGTCGCGAAGTCCGACCGTCCGGAGCTGGCCTCGGCCAAGATCATCATCTCGGGCGGCCGCGCGCTCGCCTCGGCCGAGAACTTCGGCAAGGTGATCGAGCCGGTCGCCGACAAGCTCGGCGCCGCTATGGGCGCCTCGCGCGCCGCGGTCGATGCGGGCTATGCCCCCAACGACTGGCAGGTCGGCCAGACCGGCAAGGTCGTCGCGCCCGAGCTCTACATCGCCGTCGGCATCTCCGGCGCGATCCAGCATCTCGCCGGCATGAAGGACTCGAAGGTCATCGTTGCCATCAACAAGGACGAGGAAGCCCCGATCTTCCAGATCGCCGATTACGGCCTCGTCGGGGATCTCTTCACCGTCCTGCCCGAGCTCGACGCCGAACTCGCCAAAGCCGGCAAGTAA
- the etfB gene encoding Electron transfer flavoprotein subunit beta has protein sequence MKILVPVKRVVDYNVKIRVKADGSGVELANVKMSMNPFDEIAVEEALRLKEAGKATEVVVVSIGPAQAAETIRTGLAMGADRGILVKVDGLVEPLAVAKLLKKVVEQEGPGLVILGKQAIDDDCNQTGQMLAALLGWPQGTFASKVAVGDGSVDVTREVDGGLQTVALKLPAIVTTDLRLNEPRYASLPNIMKAKKKPLDETSAETLGVDVAPRLKVLKTVEPAGRSAGVKVANAAELVSKLKTAGVI, from the coding sequence ATGAAGATCTTGGTGCCCGTCAAGCGGGTGGTTGATTACAACGTGAAGATCCGCGTGAAGGCGGACGGTTCGGGCGTCGAGCTCGCCAACGTGAAGATGTCGATGAACCCGTTCGACGAGATCGCGGTGGAAGAGGCGTTGCGTCTGAAGGAAGCCGGCAAGGCGACCGAGGTGGTGGTGGTCTCGATCGGCCCGGCGCAGGCTGCCGAGACGATCCGCACCGGGCTGGCCATGGGCGCCGATCGCGGCATCCTGGTGAAGGTCGATGGGCTGGTCGAGCCGCTCGCCGTCGCCAAGCTCCTCAAGAAGGTCGTCGAGCAGGAAGGCCCCGGCCTCGTCATCCTCGGCAAGCAGGCCATCGACGACGACTGCAACCAGACCGGCCAGATGCTGGCCGCCCTCCTTGGCTGGCCGCAAGGCACCTTCGCCTCGAAGGTCGCGGTCGGCGACGGCTCGGTCGACGTCACCCGCGAGGTCGATGGCGGCCTGCAGACGGTGGCGCTGAAGCTGCCGGCGATCGTCACCACGGATCTGCGCCTGAACGAGCCGCGCTATGCCTCGCTGCCCAACATCATGAAGGCGAAGAAGAAGCCGCTCGACGAGACCTCGGCCGAGACGCTCGGCGTCGATGTCGCGCCGCGCCTCAAGGTTCTGAAGACGGTCGAGCCCGCCGGCCGCTCCGCCGGCGTCAAGGTGGCCAATGCCGCCGAACTCGTCTCCAAGCTCAAGACCGCCGGGGTGATCTGA
- a CDS encoding Rhomboid family intramembrane serine protease — MFVPLHDGVPLRFMRTPYVTYALICICLTAQVMLWFWPGENAELAIMAGFGLIPSVLFGTAQLPEGLAHLPPWLTLFSNILLHANLAHLAGNMLFLWVFGDNVEDAMGHLRFFAFFFLCGLGGSVIHAGMYPDSEQPLIGASGAISGIIASYLMLYPQVRIWGVAFNWIPIHIPALYALGGWILLQAGSAWLQTDGNVGWWAHLGGLATGAALTPLFIHRSVPLFGRRHAEG, encoded by the coding sequence ATGTTCGTCCCCTTGCATGACGGCGTGCCGCTGCGCTTCATGCGAACGCCCTATGTCACCTATGCCTTGATCTGCATCTGCCTCACCGCTCAGGTCATGCTGTGGTTCTGGCCGGGGGAGAACGCCGAGCTCGCGATCATGGCCGGCTTCGGCCTGATTCCCTCGGTTCTGTTCGGCACCGCGCAGCTGCCGGAAGGCCTCGCCCACCTGCCCCCCTGGCTGACGCTGTTCAGCAACATCCTTCTGCACGCCAATCTGGCGCATCTCGCCGGCAACATGCTGTTCCTCTGGGTCTTCGGCGACAATGTCGAGGATGCCATGGGGCATCTGCGCTTCTTCGCCTTCTTCTTCCTGTGCGGCCTCGGCGGCTCCGTCATCCATGCCGGGATGTATCCGGATTCGGAGCAGCCCCTGATCGGCGCGTCCGGCGCGATCTCCGGCATCATCGCCTCCTATCTGATGCTCTACCCACAGGTCCGCATCTGGGGCGTCGCCTTCAACTGGATCCCGATCCACATCCCAGCGCTCTATGCGCTGGGCGGCTGGATCCTGCTCCAGGCCGGCTCGGCCTGGCTGCAAACGGACGGCAATGTCGGTTGGTGGGCGCATCTTGGCGGCTTGGCGACGGGGGCTGCGCTCACGCCGCTCTTCATTCACCGCAGCGTCCCGCTGTTCGGCCGTCGCCATGCCGAGGGGTGA
- a CDS encoding Corrinoid adenosyltransferase, whose protein sequence is MVKLNRIYTRTGDDGTTGLTSGPRRPKFDLRVAAYGTVDEANACVGLARLHAAAENAEVEAMLGRISNDLFDLGADLSTPETGKPLAFEPLRIVQAQVDRLEAEIDRMNESLEPLRSFVLPGGTPAATHLHLARTVSRRAERLMAELAATEGETVAPAALKYINRLSDLLFVASRFLNAQAGGDVLWAPGQNR, encoded by the coding sequence ATGGTCAAGCTCAACCGCATCTACACCCGCACCGGCGATGACGGCACCACCGGGCTGACGTCCGGTCCGCGCCGCCCGAAATTCGATCTGCGGGTCGCAGCCTACGGCACAGTCGACGAGGCCAATGCCTGCGTGGGTCTGGCGAGGCTCCACGCCGCGGCCGAAAATGCCGAGGTCGAGGCCATGCTCGGCCGTATCAGCAACGACCTCTTCGACCTCGGCGCGGATCTTTCCACCCCCGAGACCGGCAAGCCGCTGGCCTTCGAGCCCTTGCGAATCGTCCAGGCCCAGGTCGACCGCCTCGAAGCCGAGATCGACCGGATGAACGAGAGCCTCGAGCCCCTGCGCTCCTTCGTGCTGCCGGGCGGGACACCGGCCGCGACCCATCTGCACCTCGCCCGCACCGTCAGCCGCCGTGCCGAAAGACTGATGGCGGAACTCGCCGCGACCGAAGGAGAAACCGTCGCGCCTGCCGCGCTCAAATACATCAACCGCCTGTCGGACCTCCTGTTCGTCGCCTCCCGCTTCCTCAATGCGCAGGCCGGCGGCGACGTCCTCTGGGCGCCCGGCCAGAATCGCTGA
- a CDS encoding Acyloxyacyl hydrolase has translation MVRVALLLLAGCLAASSAVAQTRSLSGSVSSYAPAAEPPAPAWETRIGAGVANPGGREGGLLNMGAEVLSPRLIPLQDRIAASFIPRFNLGSSLNFNGTRYAYAGATWTFDVTREVFVEASFGAALNDGKTGLVVPENRLNLGCNTGTREAAALGVRLSDRWSLVTTLEHFSTAGCGDNRAGSSPRGPANFGARLGYTF, from the coding sequence ATGGTTCGCGTCGCGTTGCTGCTCCTTGCCGGTTGCTTGGCCGCATCCTCTGCCGTGGCGCAGACCCGCTCGCTCTCCGGCAGCGTTTCCAGCTATGCGCCTGCCGCCGAGCCGCCCGCCCCGGCTTGGGAAACCCGCATCGGCGCCGGCGTCGCCAATCCCGGCGGACGCGAAGGCGGCCTCCTCAACATGGGCGCGGAAGTGCTCTCGCCCCGCCTGATCCCGCTGCAGGACCGCATCGCGGCATCCTTCATCCCGCGCTTCAATCTCGGCAGCAGCCTGAATTTCAACGGCACGCGCTATGCCTATGCCGGTGCGACCTGGACCTTCGACGTCACGCGCGAGGTTTTCGTCGAGGCGAGCTTCGGGGCAGCGCTCAACGACGGCAAGACCGGCCTCGTCGTGCCCGAGAACCGGCTCAACCTCGGCTGCAACACCGGCACGCGCGAAGCCGCGGCACTGGGCGTGCGGCTGTCCGACCGCTGGAGCCTCGTGACCACGCTCGAGCATTTCAGCACGGCCGGCTGCGGCGACAACAGGGCCGGATCCTCGCCGCGCGGCCCCGCCAATTTCGGCGCCCGGCTCGGCTATACTTTCTGA
- a CDS encoding Hypoxia induced protein, whose amino-acid sequence MTFSNTLVSVAVGAVAIVLLLGLVNMLRGGNANTSQKLMRLRVLLQFFAIILIVIVLWWRNG is encoded by the coding sequence ATGACGTTTTCGAACACCCTCGTCTCCGTCGCGGTCGGCGCAGTCGCCATCGTGCTGCTGCTCGGCCTCGTCAACATGCTGCGTGGTGGCAACGCCAACACATCGCAGAAGCTGATGCGGCTGCGCGTCCTGCTGCAGTTCTTCGCCATCATCCTGATCGTGATCGTGCTCTGGTGGCGCAACGGCTGA
- a CDS encoding Glyco_tran_28_C domain-containing protein: MSSNVIDLAGAERAPRSPHAPRVLIYSHDTFGLGHIRRCRAIANALIASFPHISVIIVSGSSVVSSFQFGDGIDYVRIPGIEKQSDGRYEPHHLNLDLGDTLRLRTDIIRQTVQSFDPDVVIVDKEPLGLRGELKPSLDLLRRRGARIVLGLRDVLDDPDTLLDEWHRSGALEALDTVYDDIFVYGLEDVYQPLTGLPEQHRFAEKIRYVGYLKRAVPSPMPPNRYPRITKQPFILVTPGGGGDGAGVIDWVISAYEADPTIPLPALIVFGPFMSREKRKEFAERIARNPKLEGLGFEPRLELLMNRAHCVVAMGGYNTFCEILSFDKPALIVPRVKPRLEQAIRARRAGELGLIEMLCDPAQTGEGARDPLVMAAALHALPKRQPPSQAFVPNLLEGLPALSRALADDLAPPVRSRAFSQSAATS; the protein is encoded by the coding sequence ATGTCTTCCAACGTCATCGATCTGGCCGGAGCCGAAAGGGCGCCGCGCAGCCCGCATGCTCCGCGCGTGCTGATCTACAGCCACGACACCTTCGGCCTCGGCCATATCCGCCGCTGCCGCGCCATCGCCAATGCGCTGATCGCCAGCTTCCCGCATATTTCGGTCATCATCGTCTCGGGCTCGTCGGTCGTGTCGAGCTTCCAGTTTGGCGACGGCATCGACTATGTCCGCATCCCCGGCATCGAGAAGCAGAGCGACGGCCGCTACGAGCCGCATCACCTGAACCTCGACCTTGGCGACACGCTGCGCCTGCGCACCGACATCATCAGGCAGACGGTGCAATCCTTCGATCCCGACGTCGTGATCGTCGACAAGGAGCCGCTCGGCCTTCGCGGCGAATTGAAGCCCTCGCTCGACCTTCTGCGCCGGCGGGGCGCGCGGATCGTCCTGGGCCTGCGCGACGTGCTCGACGATCCCGACACGCTCCTCGACGAATGGCACCGCAGCGGCGCGCTGGAGGCGCTCGACACCGTCTACGACGACATCTTCGTCTACGGCCTGGAGGACGTGTACCAGCCCCTGACCGGCCTGCCGGAGCAGCATCGCTTTGCCGAGAAGATCCGCTATGTCGGCTATCTCAAGCGCGCTGTCCCGAGCCCGATGCCGCCGAACCGCTATCCACGAATCACCAAGCAGCCCTTCATCCTCGTCACGCCCGGCGGCGGCGGCGACGGCGCCGGCGTCATCGACTGGGTGATCTCGGCCTATGAGGCCGACCCGACCATCCCCCTGCCGGCCCTGATCGTCTTCGGGCCCTTCATGTCCCGCGAGAAGCGCAAGGAATTCGCGGAACGAATCGCCCGCAACCCCAAGCTGGAGGGCCTCGGCTTCGAGCCGCGCCTGGAACTGCTGATGAACCGCGCGCACTGCGTCGTGGCGATGGGCGGCTACAACACCTTTTGCGAGATCCTCTCCTTCGACAAGCCGGCCCTGATCGTGCCTCGGGTCAAGCCTCGCCTCGAACAGGCGATCCGCGCCCGTCGCGCGGGCGAGCTCGGGCTGATCGAGATGCTCTGCGATCCGGCCCAGACCGGCGAAGGCGCGCGCGATCCACTCGTCATGGCCGCCGCGCTCCATGCCTTGCCGAAGCGGCAGCCGCCGTCCCAGGCCTTCGTGCCCAATCTCCTTGAAGGCCTGCCCGCGCTCAGCCGAGCGCTTGCCGACGATCTGGCCCCTCCGGTGCGCAGCCGCGCCTTCTCGCAGAGTGCCGCGACAAGCTGA
- a CDS encoding Polysaccharide deacetylase, producing MSGTHWQALSRELDDWLVSGRQLRIWLRDDDAVAPSPALDRLSALAERHGTAVLLAVIPMLAEAELAPALRAMPRLRPCQHGVWHRNHAPAGGKKSEFGSERDGKTVDGEIAQGRDRLRDRLGDDVLPVFVPPWNRIDPGHAARLGGLGFSGLSCFRNYRHGPAGGPHLLNTQIDVMDWQGGRIGRRPEELVPEITGQLAAMRDEDASSPATLGLLLHHRDHDEGAWSVLDDILGLLAAHPAATLADPAALLPPPVLPASRPR from the coding sequence ATGAGCGGGACGCATTGGCAAGCCTTGTCGCGGGAGCTGGATGACTGGCTCGTGTCCGGCCGGCAGCTCCGGATCTGGCTCCGGGACGACGATGCCGTCGCGCCGAGCCCGGCCCTGGACCGGCTCTCTGCCCTGGCCGAGCGGCATGGCACAGCCGTGCTGCTCGCGGTAATCCCGATGCTGGCCGAAGCGGAGCTTGCGCCGGCATTGCGGGCCATGCCGCGACTACGCCCATGCCAGCACGGCGTCTGGCACCGCAACCACGCTCCGGCGGGTGGCAAGAAATCTGAATTCGGCTCCGAGCGCGACGGAAAGACCGTCGACGGCGAGATCGCTCAAGGTCGGGACCGGCTTCGGGATCGGCTTGGCGACGATGTCCTGCCGGTCTTCGTGCCGCCCTGGAACCGGATCGACCCCGGCCATGCGGCCCGCCTCGGCGGCCTCGGCTTTTCGGGATTGTCGTGCTTCCGCAATTATCGGCACGGCCCGGCGGGCGGCCCGCATCTGCTCAACACGCAGATCGATGTGATGGATTGGCAGGGCGGCCGCATCGGTCGCCGGCCGGAAGAACTCGTACCGGAGATCACCGGCCAACTCGCCGCGATGCGCGACGAGGACGCGAGCAGCCCCGCAACGCTCGGACTGCTCCTGCATCATCGCGATCACGACGAGGGAGCATGGTCCGTTCTCGACGATATCCTCGGCCTCCTGGCCGCTCATCCGGCCGCGACGCTCGCCGATCCGGCCGCGCTTCTTCCTCCCCCAGTATTGCCGGCGTCCCGCCCAAGATGA
- a CDS encoding Glycosyltransferase family 4 protein, which yields MRIAFHTPLNLFDDGGVSGDRRMARQLVAALETLGHVVEPVRAGRGYLRSAESACFDRHLQEAEQLRENLFASCRAGAPRPDLWFTYHNYYRAPDLLGPAVAAAFGIPYITAEASDSERRAHDQWAAQTAIVRHGLSNADAHFHFTDRDRQGLEPWRKPGTALLDLPPFITFDAVPPQRRDRPGPPRLITIAMMREGTKQNSYLTLARILSRIPDAEWRLSVIGDGRQRGEIEQAFAGLPPGRIDWLGLIPRERALDELAAHDVFVWPGVREAYGLVYLEAQAVGLPVVAFDSGGVSATVMAGKTALLAPEGDEAAFAGNLLSLLGDRAMRQDMGAAARRFVLEERTSARATLRLAEGLELACRHRRAKLAATGKRPS from the coding sequence TTGCGCATCGCATTCCACACCCCGCTCAATCTCTTCGACGATGGCGGCGTCTCCGGCGACCGCCGCATGGCGCGCCAGCTCGTCGCCGCGCTGGAGACGCTGGGCCATGTCGTGGAGCCGGTCCGCGCCGGGCGCGGCTATCTGCGCAGCGCCGAATCAGCCTGTTTCGACCGTCACCTGCAGGAAGCGGAACAGCTGCGCGAGAATCTGTTCGCGAGCTGCCGGGCAGGCGCCCCGCGCCCCGATCTCTGGTTCACCTATCACAATTATTACCGCGCCCCGGATCTGCTCGGCCCGGCCGTGGCTGCCGCCTTCGGCATTCCCTACATCACGGCCGAGGCCAGCGATTCCGAGCGCCGCGCCCATGACCAATGGGCGGCGCAGACCGCGATCGTCCGGCACGGCCTCTCAAACGCCGATGCGCATTTCCATTTCACCGATCGCGATCGCCAGGGGCTGGAACCCTGGCGCAAGCCCGGCACGGCCTTGCTCGACCTGCCGCCTTTCATCACTTTCGACGCGGTGCCGCCGCAACGCCGCGATCGCCCCGGCCCGCCGCGCCTCATCACCATCGCCATGATGCGCGAAGGCACCAAGCAGAACAGCTATCTGACGCTCGCGCGCATCCTCTCCCGCATTCCCGACGCGGAATGGCGCCTCAGCGTGATCGGTGACGGTCGCCAACGCGGCGAGATCGAGCAGGCCTTCGCCGGGTTGCCGCCGGGCCGGATCGACTGGCTCGGCCTGATCCCGCGCGAGCGGGCGCTCGACGAGCTTGCGGCGCATGACGTCTTCGTCTGGCCGGGCGTGCGCGAAGCCTATGGCCTCGTCTATCTGGAGGCCCAGGCGGTCGGGCTGCCGGTGGTCGCCTTCGACAGCGGCGGCGTCTCCGCGACGGTGATGGCCGGCAAGACCGCACTCCTCGCCCCCGAGGGCGATGAGGCCGCCTTCGCCGGCAATCTCCTGTCCCTGCTGGGCGACAGAGCGATGCGCCAAGACATGGGCGCAGCCGCCCGCCGTTTCGTCCTGGAGGAGCGGACGAGCGCCCGCGCCACGCTCCGACTGGCCGAGGGCCTCGAACTGGCCTGCCGCCATCGCCGCGCCAAGCTCGCAGCCACCGGCAAGCGCCCGTCATGA